In Candidatus Eisenbacteria bacterium, the genomic stretch GGCGCCGGTGTGGAGGAGGTCCTCGGCGGCGGCCCCGCCGAGCGCGCGTGGCTCGCCTGCGAGCGCTACCGCGCGCTCCCGGGGCTCGTCCGCGAGGCGCTCGACATCGTCGGCGCGAGCGGCCGGCCGCGCCGCCTCGCCTGGACGACGCAGGCGGCGGGAAGCGCGCCGCTCGACGTCTATGCGGACGTCGAGTCCCTCGCTGGGGCGGCACGGCGCTACGCCCTCTACGGACCGGAGCTGCGCGCCGCGACGGCGCTCGCGCCGGCGGCGCGCGCGCTCGTCCCGATCGTCTCCGAGGCCGTCTCGGCGGGTGCGACGGATGCCGGCGACACGCTCTACTACGTCCGTCTCGTGCTCGGCGTGCCGCGCATCGGGGCGATGTTCGACGCCGCCACCCCGATGGGCGTCGACGTGCGGCTGCCCTTCGTCGATCCGCGCGTGGCGCAGATCGCCGCGGCGATCCCGCCGCGCGTGCGCGCGTCGCTGCGCCGGCGTACCCCGCTGCTCCTGGGCGCCATCGGCGACGCGCTCGTGCGCGAGGTCCGGCGCGCGGTGCACATACCGCTTGCGCCCACGCCGCCGCCAGGGCGGAGGGGGGCACTCGCCGCGTTCGCCGGCGAGGTCCTGGCATCCGAGCGGGTCGCGCGTCTCGGACTCTTCGATCCGGCGGCGGTCGCGCGGCTGCGCGCCGAGCACGACGCGGGGCTCGACGACGGCGGCGTGCTCTGGCGCCTGATGCTGGTCAGCCGCTGGCTCGAGCAGCCGGATCTCGCCGTCGGCTATTCGAGCGCGCCGGCGGCGACGAGCGCGGTGATGCGGTCGTCGTCGTAGCCGAGGATCGAGCACAGCACGTCCTCGTTGTCGCGCCCGAAGGTCGGCACGCTGCCGCCGATCTCGGCCGGGGTGCGCGAGAGCACGAAGCGCGAGCCTTCGACCGGGCTCGTGCCGTGCGTCGGGTGCCGGAGCTGGACGACGTGTCGCCGGTGCAGGAGCTGCGGATCGTGCAGGAGATCGTGGCTGTCCTGGACGACATGGGCCGGTACGCCGCGCGCCTGCAGCATCGCCTGCAGGTCGTGTGCGTCGCGCGAGGCCGTCCAGGCGGCGACGGCCTCGTCGAGAGCATCGGCCTGCGCGCACCGGCCGGCGGCGCCGTCGAGCGTGGCGTCGGCGGCGAGGTCTGCGCGATCCATGGTGTGGCAGAGCGCGCGCCACTCGACGTCGGTCGTGACCGCGATCGCAACCCAGCGGTCGGTGCCGGCGGCCGGATACACGCCGTGCGGAGCGTGGTCGGGGTCGCGGTTGCCGATGCGACCCGCGACGCGGCCGTTGACGGTGTAGTCGAGGATCGCGGGCGCGAGGAAGTGGAGCGAGGCCTCGGCTTGCGAGAGGTCGATCGCCTGACCTTCGCCGGTGCGGCGCCGGTGGTCGAGCGCCGCCAGGATCGACGCCGCGATGAAGCGCGGCGAAACGTAGTCCGTGTAGGCGCTGAACGGACCGGCGGGCGGCCGATCGGGCCAGCCGCCGAGGTTCGAGAAGCCCGAGATGGCGGCGGCGAGATTGCCGTAGCCGGCGAACGTCGCGAGCGGCCCGGTCTGGCCCATGAGCGACGTCGAGAGCATCACGATGTCGGGCTTCACGGCGCGCAGCGTCTCGTAGTCGAGGGCCCAGCGGCGCATCGTGCCGGGCGCGAACGACTCGGTGACGACGTCGGCCCAGCGCACGAGATCGAGCACGACCTCGCGGCCGGCGTCCTGGGTCGGATCGAGCGTGACCATCCGCTTGCCGGCATTGAGGTTCTGGAAGCAGCCCGAGTTCTCCGGTCCGAGGACGCCGTCACGATACGGCGCCAGCGTGCGTGCGGTGTCGATCCGGCGCGTCGACTCGACGCGCACGACCGTGGCGCCGTAGTCGGCCAGGACACGGGTCGCGGCGGGTCCCGCCATGACCCACATGAAGTCGAGCACCTTCACGCCGGCGAGGGCGGTGGACGCCATCAGATCACGCCGTCTCGCGCGAGCTGCGCCATGGTCCGCTCGTCGAGGCCGAGCTCGCCTTGGAAGACCTCCGGATTGTGCTCGCCGACCGCCGGGGCGCGTCGCGTGCTGCCGATGGGCGTGCGGCCGAACCTTGCGAACGGACCCGGATAGCGGACCTCGCGGCCGACCTCGGGATGCGGGATCGTCCGCCAGTAGTTGCGCGCGCGGAGCTGCTCGCTCGCAACCAGCTCGTCGATGGTGGCGACCGGCGCGATCAGCAGGTCGCGCTCGACCGCCGCGGCCAGCAGCTCTGCTTTCGTGCGTCCGCGCGTGAACTCGGCGATGATCTCCTTCACGCGTTCGAACTCGGCGAGCGGCTCGCGACCCGAGACGAGCAGCTCGGTGTACGCGAGCCAGTCCTTGTCGCGCGTCGCGAGGTCGCATCCGCCTTCGGCGTGGATCCAATGCATGAGGCGGCGCGAGAACTGGCCGATCGCCGACCCGAACAGGAACGTCACCGCGACGAATCCGTCCTTGGCGGGAAACAGCATTCGGAGCGTCAGCGATCCGTGCTTGAGGCCGCCGGCGCTGCGCCGGACCTGGGGCGCGCCCACGGCCTCGCACAGGATGTACGACTGGGTCGCGAGCGCGATCGCCTGCTGTGCCGAGACGTCGACGTGCTGCCCGCGGCCGCTGCGCTCCCGCTCGTGGTGGGCGACCAGCGCCGCGACCGCGGCCTCGGCCGAAGCGTGGAGGTACGCCTGCGGCACCGGCAGGCGGACCGGGGCGCGGTCGTCGTCGCCCTGCAGGAAGAGCGGCCCGCCGGCCGCGAGCAGCACGATGTCGCTCTCGGCCCACGACGCTTTGGGGCCATCCTGCCCGAAGGCGGAGATCGAAACCGTCACGACGCGCGGGTTCGCCGCCGCGAGCGCGTGGTGCGTGAGCCCGAGTCTGGCGAGATCGCCCGGACGTCCCGACTCGATCACGAAGTCGGCGCGGGCCGCGAGCCGCCGGAAGAGGTCGCGGCCGCGCGGCGACGCGAGGTCGAGCGTGACGCCGCGCTTGCCGCGCGCGTACGACCACCAGAAGAGCGACCGCTCGGGATCGCGGACGTCGCCGGCGAACGGGCCGACGCGGCGGGCCGGCGACCCCCCCGGCGGCTCCACCTGGATCACGTCGGCGCCGAGGTCGGCGAGCATCTGCCCGCACAAGAGACCGCGATGGTCGGTCAGGTCGAGGACCCGGTACGGGCCGAGCACGTGCGCCGAGGCTCGCGCCGTCAGGCCGCGCGCGATTCGACGGCGCGCTTGAACTCTTCGACCGAGTCACGCAGCGCCTTCGCCTCGGCGAGGCTGCGGATGAAGCCGGGAACCCAGAACCCGAGATCCACCAACTGCGAGCAGGTGGCCCTCACACCCGTCGGCGTCTCGTCGAACTGGTAGGAGCCCTGGACGTCTTTCACGTCGCCCTCGACGAGGTGCCAGGTCGCGCCGTGCGGGCGATCGTAGCTGTACTCGAGGACGTAGCGGATCGTCTTGATCCGCATGTCGAGCGTGAACTCGACGCGGCGCGCGAGGCCGTCGGGATAGCGGTCGAGCACGCGGGCCTTTTTGATCGGCGACGACCACTTCGGGTAGGTGTCGAAGTCGCTCAGCACCGCGAAGCACCCATCGACGGTTCCCGCCACGTTGGTCGAATAGGACTGACGGACCTCGCTGGTCACGCGTGCCCCATAACGGCTGCCATGCGGACCCGTCAAGCGCATGCGGGGACGCGGGAATCCCGCCTGTCGCGGGCGGGGTGATTCGGCTAC encodes the following:
- a CDS encoding CoA transferase — translated: MASTALAGVKVLDFMWVMAGPAATRVLADYGATVVRVESTRRIDTARTLAPYRDGVLGPENSGCFQNLNAGKRMVTLDPTQDAGREVVLDLVRWADVVTESFAPGTMRRWALDYETLRAVKPDIVMLSTSLMGQTGPLATFAGYGNLAAAISGFSNLGGWPDRPPAGPFSAYTDYVSPRFIAASILAALDHRRRTGEGQAIDLSQAEASLHFLAPAILDYTVNGRVAGRIGNRDPDHAPHGVYPAAGTDRWVAIAVTTDVEWRALCHTMDRADLAADATLDGAAGRCAQADALDEAVAAWTASRDAHDLQAMLQARGVPAHVVQDSHDLLHDPQLLHRRHVVQLRHPTHGTSPVEGSRFVLSRTPAEIGGSVPTFGRDNEDVLCSILGYDDDRITALVAAGALE
- a CDS encoding SRPBCC family protein encodes the protein MTSEVRQSYSTNVAGTVDGCFAVLSDFDTYPKWSSPIKKARVLDRYPDGLARRVEFTLDMRIKTIRYVLEYSYDRPHGATWHLVEGDVKDVQGSYQFDETPTGVRATCSQLVDLGFWVPGFIRSLAEAKALRDSVEEFKRAVESRAA
- a CDS encoding CoA transferase, whose translation is MLGPYRVLDLTDHRGLLCGQMLADLGADVIQVEPPGGSPARRVGPFAGDVRDPERSLFWWSYARGKRGVTLDLASPRGRDLFRRLAARADFVIESGRPGDLARLGLTHHALAAANPRVVTVSISAFGQDGPKASWAESDIVLLAAGGPLFLQGDDDRAPVRLPVPQAYLHASAEAAVAALVAHHERERSGRGQHVDVSAQQAIALATQSYILCEAVGAPQVRRSAGGLKHGSLTLRMLFPAKDGFVAVTFLFGSAIGQFSRRLMHWIHAEGGCDLATRDKDWLAYTELLVSGREPLAEFERVKEIIAEFTRGRTKAELLAAAVERDLLIAPVATIDELVASEQLRARNYWRTIPHPEVGREVRYPGPFARFGRTPIGSTRRAPAVGEHNPEVFQGELGLDERTMAQLARDGVI